In the Solibacillus sp. FSL K6-1523 genome, one interval contains:
- a CDS encoding YcdB/YcdC domain-containing protein has protein sequence MVTFKKAGALLSATALSVGLLAPMASASTLGFERMETLPIQVAQTNTTVTKNDLMKRFRELFPSEFPNVTENDFRMGTGYSHPKDSTVRYELNFSKNIDNQNEYGSFTFVGETLELEQFYYQPINSKDVLFPAKYSKGEAQKVANKFIEKFDKSEGYELVPNEFNYYSSSILTQPVQYSFTYMKKKSGVPISDQTINIGVLGDGTVSSYYKTKNVTDNFTYDDLSKIQNESVIADRLRDALKAQLSYKVETDYSTGDNTVKLVYKPNSQVTSGVHALTGEWLTTEGLSSTLSNQKITPIVTKSLAAKQPNLTSEQAQAMAQKLLATDQPGVKLTIESIDEKTTETGKEVFNIQYMYHYRNGGTGTELIIDKATGEIINYNDIKNHLEVQDDDSNTVVELTRQQAREKAIAYVKEWVPSYAHKYALPVDEALYQDYNDSYFFMFPRIVNGLTVEGDQISVNVDAKTGNLLGLQVNAYDDIQWPAATDILTQQEASNLLKDQLKLDLQYVNHPKVENDQHYSLAYQPILNEGTYTFIDAKTGEWLDALGMVISDKPTIKHPTAAEELNYLIHAGILEVDEKFHPDAHVTKEEALKILMKSVTYMYYSSRYDDFETTNQTFTDIAPDHALYPYVTRALKMGMLEGSTNTFNAASSLSNQELAKWVIGTLKLNKVAQHSDIYELNYSDAAQVDKELRGHVALAHAIGLLEAENNQLKPKSEVTYAQLAQVTIRLAHKMNEYQIDNY, from the coding sequence ATGGTCACATTTAAAAAGGCGGGTGCATTGTTATCTGCAACAGCGTTATCTGTTGGCTTATTAGCACCAATGGCAAGCGCCTCTACGTTAGGATTTGAGCGTATGGAGACATTGCCAATTCAAGTCGCGCAAACGAATACAACGGTAACAAAAAATGATTTAATGAAGCGTTTTCGAGAGCTATTTCCAAGTGAATTTCCAAATGTAACCGAAAATGATTTTCGTATGGGGACAGGCTACTCACATCCTAAAGACTCAACGGTGCGTTATGAACTTAATTTCTCAAAGAACATTGATAATCAAAATGAATATGGAAGCTTTACATTCGTTGGAGAAACGTTAGAGTTAGAACAATTTTATTATCAACCAATAAATTCAAAGGATGTATTGTTCCCAGCAAAATATTCAAAAGGGGAAGCTCAAAAAGTGGCGAATAAGTTTATTGAAAAGTTCGATAAAAGTGAAGGGTATGAGCTTGTACCAAATGAATTCAATTATTATTCATCATCTATTTTAACGCAACCCGTTCAATACTCATTTACGTATATGAAGAAAAAATCGGGTGTACCAATTTCAGATCAAACTATTAATATAGGTGTATTAGGGGATGGTACAGTATCATCTTATTATAAAACAAAAAATGTAACAGATAATTTTACGTATGATGATTTATCCAAGATACAAAATGAATCAGTTATTGCCGATCGTTTACGGGATGCATTAAAAGCGCAGTTGTCATACAAGGTTGAAACAGATTATTCAACAGGGGATAACACAGTAAAGCTTGTTTATAAACCGAATAGCCAGGTTACATCAGGTGTACATGCTCTTACGGGGGAATGGCTAACAACAGAAGGACTATCCTCAACGTTATCAAATCAAAAGATTACACCAATTGTGACGAAATCACTAGCGGCAAAACAGCCAAACTTAACATCAGAGCAGGCACAAGCGATGGCGCAGAAGTTGCTTGCAACAGATCAGCCAGGTGTAAAACTAACGATTGAGTCCATTGACGAAAAAACAACGGAGACTGGTAAGGAAGTATTTAACATTCAATATATGTATCACTATAGAAATGGTGGGACAGGTACAGAATTAATAATTGATAAAGCAACGGGTGAGATTATTAATTATAATGATATTAAAAATCACCTCGAAGTACAAGATGATGATAGTAATACAGTAGTAGAATTAACACGACAACAGGCAAGAGAAAAGGCGATTGCCTATGTGAAAGAATGGGTACCATCTTATGCACATAAGTATGCATTACCAGTAGATGAGGCCTTATACCAGGATTATAATGACAGTTATTTCTTTATGTTCCCACGGATTGTAAATGGTTTAACGGTAGAAGGAGACCAAATCTCAGTAAATGTTGATGCCAAAACAGGTAACTTATTAGGTTTGCAAGTGAACGCGTATGATGATATTCAGTGGCCAGCTGCAACAGATATTTTGACACAACAAGAAGCATCGAATTTATTGAAAGATCAATTAAAGTTGGATTTACAATATGTAAACCATCCAAAAGTGGAAAATGATCAACATTATAGCTTAGCATATCAACCGATCTTAAATGAAGGCACGTATACTTTCATTGATGCCAAAACAGGGGAATGGTTAGATGCTTTAGGTATGGTTATTTCAGATAAGCCGACAATCAAGCATCCAACAGCTGCGGAGGAATTAAATTATTTAATTCATGCAGGTATTTTAGAGGTAGATGAAAAATTCCATCCAGATGCGCATGTTACAAAAGAGGAAGCGCTAAAAATTTTAATGAAATCTGTAACGTATATGTATTATAGTTCTAGATATGATGACTTTGAAACGACGAATCAAACATTTACAGATATTGCGCCAGATCATGCTTTATATCCATATGTAACTCGTGCATTGAAAATGGGCATGCTTGAAGGGTCTACTAACACGTTTAATGCAGCTTCATCCCTTTCAAATCAGGAATTAGCAAAATGGGTAATTGGTACGCTGAAGCTAAATAAAGTAGCGCAACATAGCGATATTTATGAGTTAAATTACAGTGATGCTGCACAAGTAGATAAGGAACTACGTGGCCATGTTGCATTAGCGCATGCAATTGGATTACTTGAAGCGGAAAATAATCAGCTGAAGCCAAAAAGTGAAGTAACATATGCACAATTAGCACAAGTGACAATTCGTTTAGCTCATAAGATGAACGAATATCAGATTGACAACTATTAA
- a CDS encoding transposase: MFFMHSRQEIEKNRQFYICMFDSSHQLIQLDKLIDWQWICQKLLPYYSSTRTGRPTVDPLFLIKILVIQGLEGFRSVRFACKQIQCNATYRWFLGISPFQKVPHHSTVSRFLWGRLQGASFWRALHHTQLLTLQAESFIAKETWAADETELKANANKRFRQKLIVPKMVLEKSEDLETINDFRTRQGKKALQPAEPKIEYASTNFSLIDANARLSVKHVERRQFAYFEHRIVDTLHGFIIAIDVTAANIPGHKILPGQVDQLNKLFGAYAKEITLDAGYYNATCAKALFAEKNFFRYPINDRGQKNILNVKEFNLNR; encoded by the coding sequence ATGTTTTTTATGCATTCACGTCAAGAAATCGAAAAAAATCGCCAGTTTTATATATGTATGTTCGATTCCAGTCATCAATTAATTCAACTAGACAAACTCATCGATTGGCAGTGGATTTGTCAAAAACTCTTACCTTATTATTCTTCTACAAGAACGGGTCGTCCTACTGTTGACCCTCTTTTTCTAATTAAAATTCTTGTGATTCAGGGACTAGAAGGTTTTCGTTCGGTTCGCTTTGCCTGTAAACAAATCCAGTGCAATGCGACCTATCGTTGGTTTTTAGGGATTTCTCCATTTCAAAAGGTGCCGCATCATAGTACCGTTTCACGTTTTTTATGGGGACGCCTACAAGGTGCTTCTTTTTGGCGAGCACTACATCATACACAACTCCTTACACTTCAAGCTGAGAGTTTTATCGCGAAGGAAACGTGGGCAGCGGATGAAACAGAATTAAAAGCGAATGCGAATAAACGCTTTCGCCAAAAGCTCATTGTCCCAAAAATGGTTCTAGAGAAATCAGAAGACCTCGAAACTATCAATGACTTTCGCACACGTCAAGGAAAGAAGGCGTTACAGCCAGCTGAACCTAAAATCGAATATGCTTCAACGAATTTTAGTCTGATTGATGCCAATGCTCGGCTTTCTGTTAAACACGTTGAACGGCGGCAGTTTGCGTATTTTGAACATCGAATTGTCGATACACTTCATGGCTTTATTATTGCGATAGACGTCACAGCCGCTAATATTCCGGGTCATAAAATCTTACCTGGACAAGTCGATCAATTAAATAAACTGTTTGGGGCTTATGCAAAGGAAATTACATTAGATGCAGGGTATTACAATGCGACATGTGCGAAGGCTTTATTCGCCGAAAAAAATTTTTTTCGGTACCCTATAAACGATCGCGGTCAAAAGAACATCCTCAATGTAAAAGAGTTCAATTTAAACAGGTGA
- a CDS encoding transposase, with protein sequence MSVVRPQTIELSFAQSKENHGHPRYARYRGLQKVETQVLMTAIIQNSK encoded by the coding sequence TTGAGTGTTGTACGGCCACAAACCATTGAACTAAGTTTTGCCCAAAGTAAAGAAAACCACGGTCATCCCCGTTACGCCAGATACCGCGGTCTTCAAAAAGTAGAAACACAAGTTTTGATGACAGCCATCATTCAAAACTCGAAGTAA
- a CDS encoding LVIVD repeat-containing protein → MIKKFKLHPFLSNLALTFLMMGIIIFLPLGTALANDEAKKEEKQEAPRTGLNKNAADAPLPKKKEGPTRLLPGEPKEPAPGSWGYDAKTGIFTHPAATPDNEGPQPFEGSLPYLDQNQYTKNMNVEAFYPYVIGWGHSWQATFDLDGRRYLYDLETDMYNVFDITDPKNAKRIANKLIDTDKGDKRFGPMTVKYNKKLDKTIAVQCYEVPRYGVLSNKYKYPEQIKAIKDKEMLRGFRIFEVTSPLFSDWNLLSETPLDAKANASDLVQEGSGCQDIPVYDGGDYLFVAGAPDDSFINTEYKSYLYSGAQMAFDISDPSNPKPLSTWWVPGQRVGEEEAYNKNPRAGNKTTWMGARMPLFIPTPVEKGGKYGYAAMGGFGFYIVDISDPANMKTVSHIEMPMSISGTEGDNIDVSKVESTGIVYYSGYPLSEDCHEPYKEIYAIDVNDPLQPKIISTLKRPTPPESASFTDFCQRRGSFGPKRSGYATINPGVPSDQYIPYAFYNAGVQIFDVTNPTESTIEAYFVPKMSGEIPNEDGTTTTSDHSNPVHGIFVEWDRNLIWAFSNHGMYVLSTPLLGDPVIGLPKPVEEK, encoded by the coding sequence TTGATAAAAAAATTTAAGTTACATCCTTTTCTGAGTAATTTAGCTCTTACCTTTCTTATGATGGGCATTATAATCTTCTTGCCTTTAGGCACTGCCTTAGCGAACGATGAAGCTAAAAAAGAAGAAAAACAGGAAGCACCGCGCACAGGTCTGAACAAAAATGCAGCTGATGCACCGCTGCCAAAGAAAAAGGAAGGCCCAACAAGGCTTTTACCCGGTGAACCTAAAGAGCCCGCGCCTGGCAGCTGGGGCTATGATGCGAAGACAGGGATTTTCACTCACCCAGCCGCAACACCGGATAATGAAGGTCCACAACCATTTGAAGGGAGTTTGCCTTATCTAGATCAAAATCAATATACGAAAAATATGAATGTAGAAGCATTCTATCCATACGTTATTGGTTGGGGACATAGCTGGCAAGCTACATTCGATCTAGACGGTCGTCGCTACTTATACGATCTTGAAACAGATATGTACAATGTATTCGATATTACAGATCCTAAAAATGCCAAGCGTATCGCCAATAAATTAATTGACACAGATAAGGGAGACAAACGGTTCGGTCCAATGACAGTAAAATACAATAAAAAGTTGGACAAAACAATTGCCGTTCAATGTTACGAAGTACCGCGTTATGGTGTTCTATCGAATAAATATAAATACCCTGAGCAAATAAAGGCTATTAAAGACAAAGAAATGCTGCGTGGATTCCGCATTTTCGAAGTCACAAGCCCATTATTTTCAGATTGGAATCTGCTATCTGAAACACCTTTAGATGCGAAAGCAAATGCAAGTGACCTTGTACAAGAAGGATCTGGCTGTCAAGACATACCTGTCTATGATGGTGGAGATTATTTATTTGTTGCAGGTGCACCTGATGATTCCTTCATCAATACAGAGTATAAAAGCTATTTATACTCTGGAGCACAAATGGCCTTTGATATTTCAGACCCATCTAATCCGAAACCTCTTTCTACTTGGTGGGTGCCAGGTCAACGTGTAGGCGAAGAAGAAGCTTATAACAAAAACCCCCGCGCTGGCAACAAAACAACATGGATGGGCGCTCGCATGCCGCTATTCATTCCGACACCTGTAGAAAAGGGTGGCAAGTACGGTTATGCAGCAATGGGTGGCTTTGGGTTTTATATTGTTGACATATCCGATCCGGCAAATATGAAAACGGTTTCACATATTGAGATGCCAATGAGTATTAGCGGTACTGAAGGGGATAATATTGACGTTTCCAAAGTCGAAAGCACGGGCATTGTTTACTATAGCGGCTATCCACTTAGCGAAGATTGCCATGAGCCTTATAAGGAAATTTACGCAATCGACGTCAACGATCCGCTTCAGCCTAAAATCATTAGTACGTTAAAACGCCCGACACCACCAGAATCAGCATCATTCACAGACTTTTGCCAACGTCGCGGCAGCTTTGGACCGAAGCGTAGCGGTTATGCAACCATTAATCCGGGTGTTCCGAGCGACCAATATATCCCTTACGCCTTCTACAATGCAGGTGTCCAAATTTTTGACGTAACCAATCCTACAGAATCAACAATTGAAGCATACTTTGTGCCGAAGATGTCTGGAGAAATTCCAAATGAAGATGGTACAACTACGACAAGCGATCATTCTAATCCGGTACACGGCATTTTCGTCGAATGGGATCGAAATTTAATTTGGGCATTTTCAAACCATGGCATGTATGTCCTATCTACACCTTTACTCGGTGACCCGGTCATCGGTTTACCGAAGCCTGTAGAGGAGAAATAA